Part of the Desulfolutivibrio sulfoxidireducens genome is shown below.
GATCCGGGAGATCATCGGCCCGGGGGGCAAGATGATCAAGGCCATCACCGCCGAGACCGGGGCCTCCATCGACATCGAGGACTCGGGCAAGGTCAGCATCTTCGCCCCCACCCTGGAGGCCCTGGAAAAGGCCAAGGAGCGCGTGCTCTACTTCGACCAGAAGGCCGACGTGGGCCGGAACTACCAGGGCACGGTCACCAAGGTGCTGGACTGCGGCGTGGTGGTGGAGATCCTGCCCGGCCTGGACGGCCTGGTGCACGTCTCCCAACTGGCCATCGAGCGCGTGGAAAACGTCGCCGACGTGGTCAAGCTGGGCCAGCCCATGGAGGTCAAGGTCCTGGATGTCGAGTCCAACGGCCGGGTGCGCCTGTCGCGCAAGGCCGTGCTCTTCGAGGAGCAGGGCCGCCCCTATGACCCGGCCGACTATCCCAAGACCGGGGGCGGCGGACGCCGGCCCGGAGGCGGCTTTGGCGGACGCGGCGGGGATCGCCGGGACCGGAGATAGGCGCGTACGTATGGTGTAAAGAAAGCCTCCGGCGGCCAAAGGGCTTCGCCCTTTGGAATCCCGTAACCGGCGCGATGGGTGTCGGGCCGACAGTGCGGGAGGCCGGATGCCCACGAAAAAACGCACGGGGAATCTCCCAAGGGAGGTTCCCCATTTTTATTCGTCGACCGAACAGCCGGGTCGCTTCATGAAATCGCCACGCGAACTTGAAGCAACCATCACACGCCGCGCGTAGCTTCCCTGTGAGCAACGGCCCGCCGCATGGCCGATTCACAAGGAGAGCACCCCCGATGTTCAGCCACTTCTTCGGCCACTATCTTCTCGAAAAAAAACACATCACCCCCGGACAGTTGCGCGAGGTCCTGGCCCTGCAGGACTCGGTACGGGTCAAAATCGGCATCCTGGCCATCGACGCGGGCTACATGACCGCCGCCCAGGTGGAAACGGTGCACCGCCTCCAGGCCACCTTCGACATGCGCTTCGGCGAGATCGCCATCGGCAAGGGCTACCTTACCGAGGAAACGCTCACGGACCTGCTGTCCCGGCAAAGCAAACGCCACCTCCTGGTCAGCCAGGCCCTGGCCGACAAGGGCATCCTGACCTTCGAGCGCATCGAACAGGCCCTGGCCGCATATCGTCGGGATTCAGGCCTCTGCGAGGCCGAATTCGAGGCCCTCAAGAAAAACGACATGGACGCCGTGGCCGCGGCCCTGGCCAGGATGCCCGAGTTGGGCGACCCGGAGGTCTACGCCGGATACTTCGCCCTGTTCGTGCGCAACCTGGTGCGCTTCATCGATGACGGCATCGCCTTCAAACGGGCCGTTCGGGTCGCGGAACAGCCCTTCGAACACCTCGTGTACCAGGAGATGGACGGCCGGTTCAAACTCTTCACCGGCCTTGCCGGGTCCGGCATGGCCATGGCCGCGTTCGCCTCGCGCTACGCCAGGGCGGGCATCCCGGATTGGGGCGATTATGCCCGCGACGCCCTGGGCGAGTTCCTGAACGTGCAAAACGGACTGTTTTTGTCCAAGCTCTCCAACGACTGGGTGGAACTGGAACTGCTCCCCCCCGAAAGTCGAAGCGATCGGTCCATCCGTTCCGTCGGCGTGGTCTACGCCATCCCGTTCACCCTGCCGTTTGGCGATTTCACCTTCCTCATCGGCCTGGGTTCACCGGTCTTCAATTAGCCCATCCCAAAGGAGCACCGACATGGCCCGTATTCTCGTGGTGGACGATTCCATCGTTTCCCGTCAAAGCCTGAAGGACATCCTGCGCCAGGCCGGCCACGAGGTGGTCGGCGAGGCCGTGGACGGCGAAGAGGCCGTGGCCAAGTATAAAAGCCTGAGGCCGGATCTGGTGACCATGGACATCACCATGCCCCGGGTCAGCGGCATCGAAAGTCTCAAAAACATCGTGGCCGAGGACGAGGCCGCCAGGGTGGTCATGATCAGCGCCCTGGGACAGGGGGCAAAAATCCTCGAGGCCCTGCAAAACGGGGCCCGGCACTACGTGACCAAGCCCTTCGAGCCCGACAAGGTGCTGGAGGCCGTTCGAGAGGTCCTGGCCGCCTGAGGCCGCTTTTCCCACCCCTTGCGAGGCACTCCATGAACGCCCCCCTGGCCGCCTTCACCCCCGCCGACCTCTCCAGCGAAGACCAGACCATCAGGAATCTGGTGGAGCAGGCCAGGACCTTCGAGGCCTCGGAACACGGGGGCAAGGTCCACGCCTTCCTCAAGGAGCATCCGCGCGCCGACGGGGTGGTGGTCCTGGAGGCCGAACGGCCCGTGGGACTGATCATGCGCAACGAGTTCTACCAGAAGCTGGGATCGCTCTACGGCCGCGACCTGTTCATGACCCGGCCCATCCGGCTGATCATGAACCCGGAACCGCTCATCGTGGAAGTCAGCGTCGATGTGGCCGCCATCTCGGTCATCGCCATGAACCGCGACCCCACCCATCTCTACGACATGGTCATCGTCACCGAGGAGGACCGCTACCTGGGGGTGGTCAGCATCAAGCGCTTCATGCTGGAACTCTCGCGCGGCCGGGGACGGCAGATCGAGCTTTTAAACGAGCAGCAGGAGATCCTGCGGCTGGCCAACGAGGCCGAGATATCCCACCGCCGCCAGATCGAGACCAAAAACGCCGAGCTTCGGGACAGAAACGAGGCCGTGAAAAACCTCCTGGACAACGCCGGCCAGGGATTTCTGTCCTTCGGCGCGGACCTTGTGGTGTCCGAGGAATACAGCCTCGAGTGCGTCCAGCTTTTCCGGCTGCACATCGGCGGGCGCGCCTTCCCGGACGTCCTGTCCCGGCATCTGTCCCCTGAGATGCGCCACACCGTCTCCCAGGTGCTCACCGGTATCTTCTCCACGCATAAACCATTGCAACAAAAGGTCTTTCTGTCGCTCCTGCCCGAGGAGCTGACCATCCACGACCGGGCGGTGCACGTCCAGTACAAGATCATCCGTCGCCAGGACGAAAACCGGATGATGCTCATCCTGACCGACGTCACCGAGAAAAAGCGCCTGGAACGCAAGATGGCCGAGGAGCGCAACAACGTGAGGATGGTGGCCAAGGCCCTGTCCCGACAATCCGAGGTGACCGGTTCCGTCGCGGCGCTGCGGGATTTCGCCACGGCCCTGCCCCGGCGTCTGGCCTCACCCGGGTCGGGAATCTCCCCGGCCGTCGCCCTGGCCGAACTGTTCCGGGAGGTGCACACCTTCAAGGGCGACTTCGCCCAACTCGGGCTGCACAACACCGCATCCCGGCTGCACGAGATCGAAAACGGCCTGGCGCGCATGGCCGACCACGCCGACGCCCTCTCCTTCGACGAACTCACAGCGGCCGTTCAAGACCTCGACGCCTCGGCCCTGCTCGCAAAGGACGTGGCCATCCTGACCGGCATCCTGGGCCAGGACTTCCTTGGGGCCCAGGAAACCCGCCGCATCCGCACCTCGGACCTGCTGGACCTGGAGCGCCGGGTGGCGGATATGCTGTCCGGGACCGAGCGCGAGGCCGTGGTGGCCGAACTGCGCGCCCTGCGCCGCCACAATCTCAAGGACCTCCTGGCCCCCTACGGCGAATACCTGGAGACCGTGGCCGCGCGCCTGGAAAAATCCGTCGCGCCCCTGGCGGTGACCGGGGAGGACGTCTTCGTGGACAAGGAGCCCCGGGCCGGGTTCGTCAAGGCCCTGGTGCACGTCTTTCGCAACATGATCGATCACGGCCTGGAGGACGTGGACGAGCGGGTGGCCGCCGGCAAGCCCGAGACCGGGCGCATCGCCTGCCATGTGGAGCGCCCGGGGCGGGACCTGGCGCGTC
Proteins encoded:
- a CDS encoding ATP-binding protein; translated protein: MNAPLAAFTPADLSSEDQTIRNLVEQARTFEASEHGGKVHAFLKEHPRADGVVVLEAERPVGLIMRNEFYQKLGSLYGRDLFMTRPIRLIMNPEPLIVEVSVDVAAISVIAMNRDPTHLYDMVIVTEEDRYLGVVSIKRFMLELSRGRGRQIELLNEQQEILRLANEAEISHRRQIETKNAELRDRNEAVKNLLDNAGQGFLSFGADLVVSEEYSLECVQLFRLHIGGRAFPDVLSRHLSPEMRHTVSQVLTGIFSTHKPLQQKVFLSLLPEELTIHDRAVHVQYKIIRRQDENRMMLILTDVTEKKRLERKMAEERNNVRMVAKALSRQSEVTGSVAALRDFATALPRRLASPGSGISPAVALAELFREVHTFKGDFAQLGLHNTASRLHEIENGLARMADHADALSFDELTAAVQDLDASALLAKDVAILTGILGQDFLGAQETRRIRTSDLLDLERRVADMLSGTEREAVVAELRALRRHNLKDLLAPYGEYLETVAARLEKSVAPLAVTGEDVFVDKEPRAGFVKALVHVFRNMIDHGLEDVDERVAAGKPETGRIACHVERPGRDLARLTISDDGRGIDVARVREKAVDKGLVAPEAARVMPPDEVYALLFLDDFSTRDEISPLSGRGVGLAAIKAETEKLGGAIAVESAPGQGTRFIFTLPLLPDERPGGESPRPA
- a CDS encoding response regulator, which gives rise to MARILVVDDSIVSRQSLKDILRQAGHEVVGEAVDGEEAVAKYKSLRPDLVTMDITMPRVSGIESLKNIVAEDEAARVVMISALGQGAKILEALQNGARHYVTKPFEPDKVLEAVREVLAA